Proteins co-encoded in one Flavivirga eckloniae genomic window:
- a CDS encoding DUF5004 domain-containing protein, giving the protein MMKNIFTICVLALFFIGCEDDDNINPSGLIENTVDISGNWQVASVTQNNIDITNQFDFQSLGLTFKNSGDTPSTFTKTGTSNIPFPFSMTDGAFSFDDLVYPTKLNFSGSEDITMELAELPLVSKGKDFKLRVTLGCSDNIYVYSFKKK; this is encoded by the coding sequence ATGATGAAAAATATTTTTACTATATGCGTGTTAGCGCTTTTTTTTATTGGCTGCGAAGACGATGATAATATTAATCCATCTGGATTAATCGAAAATACAGTTGATATAAGCGGTAACTGGCAAGTTGCTTCTGTAACTCAAAACAATATTGATATTACTAACCAATTCGATTTTCAATCGTTAGGTTTAACATTCAAAAACAGTGGAGATACCCCGTCCACATTTACTAAAACAGGAACATCCAATATCCCTTTTCCATTTTCTATGACAGATGGAGCGTTTTCATTCGATGATTTGGTCTACCCAACAAAGCTAAATTTTTCTGGTAGTGAGGACATTACCATGGAGTTAGCAGAGCTTCCTTTAGTTTCAAAAGGCAAAGACTTCAAATTGAGGGTAACCTTAGGCTGCTCAGATAACATATATGTGTATTCATTTAAGAAAAAGTAA
- a CDS encoding DUF4185 domain-containing protein encodes MSYSGQYYLVSIMRVCISLVGICLFSCVEKKEEVKLVDHSEVEKEIEVTKAQVFNKLVVVDSLGVTGADGAISFLLTNGTSVFMMGDSFLKPVVDGKRDPKSKMINNTFIVVDKKNNRSTSIFKGTLNDPETMLLPKNNKGTKEYYWPGHGFEFNGELHIFMSRFKHISNDTWGFKYTGVDYLKLDKETFSIISQEDFPYALKNGVHYGHSIINEQDYTYIYGSKQVDDGATLHVARGVVDEATNTLTGYEFFNGKDWVKTPEESEQLKGIDKQVPEQFTVFKYSNKYILIMQERDLTSGNIYSYVSDLPTGPWKNKTFLYHTTEQETSKKDKLFTYNAMAHPQFIENDRLLVSYCTNSFLVPTIHENVDYYRPKFLWVPMKKILN; translated from the coding sequence ATGAGCTATTCCGGCCAGTATTATTTAGTAAGTATTATGAGAGTATGTATTTCGCTGGTCGGAATATGCCTTTTTTCTTGTGTTGAAAAGAAGGAAGAGGTTAAGCTAGTAGATCATTCAGAAGTTGAAAAGGAGATTGAGGTTACAAAAGCCCAGGTATTCAACAAACTAGTCGTTGTAGATAGTTTGGGCGTAACAGGAGCAGACGGAGCCATTTCGTTTCTGCTAACAAATGGAACATCTGTATTTATGATGGGAGATTCCTTTTTAAAACCAGTTGTAGATGGAAAAAGGGATCCGAAAAGTAAAATGATTAACAATACGTTTATTGTTGTAGATAAAAAGAACAACAGGTCTACTTCAATATTTAAGGGAACTTTAAATGATCCAGAAACCATGTTGTTGCCTAAAAATAACAAGGGAACTAAAGAGTACTATTGGCCTGGACATGGTTTCGAATTTAATGGCGAGCTTCATATTTTTATGTCGAGGTTTAAGCATATTTCTAATGATACCTGGGGATTTAAATATACTGGGGTTGACTATTTAAAATTAGATAAGGAGACTTTCAGTATCATTTCTCAGGAAGATTTTCCGTATGCCTTAAAAAATGGTGTTCACTATGGTCATTCCATAATTAATGAACAGGATTATACCTATATATATGGTAGCAAACAGGTTGATGACGGGGCTACATTACATGTAGCGCGGGGTGTTGTTGATGAAGCTACGAATACATTAACGGGTTACGAGTTTTTTAATGGCAAAGATTGGGTTAAAACCCCAGAGGAATCAGAGCAGTTAAAAGGAATTGACAAGCAAGTGCCCGAGCAGTTTACAGTGTTTAAGTATAGCAATAAGTATATTTTAATAATGCAGGAAAGGGATCTTACTTCAGGTAACATCTACTCGTATGTTTCAGATTTACCAACTGGGCCATGGAAGAACAAAACATTTTTGTATCATACAACCGAACAAGAAACATCTAAGAAAGATAAATTATTTACGTATAACGCAATGGCGCATCCTCAATTTATTGAAAATGATAGGTTGTTAGTTTCATATTGTACCAATAGTTTTTTGGTACCAACAATACATGAAAACGTAGATTATTACCGTCCGAAGTTTTTATGGGTGCCTATGAAAAAAATATTGAACTAG
- a CDS encoding GntR family transcriptional regulator: protein MYEHSVIDKLLKKVDHGSVIPLHIQVEELLMSIIKLPDYANGKLLPKEVELAKNLGVSRSTVRQASNRLSEKNLIIRKKGIGTRVNKDMVTTNLDSWSSFSKEMLEKGKTIISYVFELKLIKSNKLVSLKLGVEEGTKVYKLSRVRGVKKEAKVYFISYFHPKVQLKKDYDYSRPLYSIIEEECGYYAEVSKEEISAIVANKALADKLNIKVGDPILKRDRLVLDRGKSALEYNIGYYKAENFKYSVELRR, encoded by the coding sequence ATGTACGAACATAGTGTTATCGATAAATTGTTGAAAAAAGTAGATCATGGAAGTGTAATCCCATTACATATTCAGGTGGAAGAGCTATTGATGAGTATTATAAAGCTACCGGATTATGCAAATGGAAAGTTACTTCCTAAAGAAGTAGAGCTTGCCAAAAATTTGGGAGTATCAAGAAGTACAGTGAGACAGGCTAGTAATAGGTTGTCTGAAAAAAATCTAATAATTCGGAAAAAGGGTATAGGAACCCGGGTAAATAAGGATATGGTTACCACTAATTTAGATAGCTGGTCAAGTTTTAGCAAAGAAATGCTTGAAAAAGGCAAGACTATAATTAGTTATGTTTTCGAATTAAAGTTAATAAAATCAAATAAATTGGTTAGTCTAAAGCTAGGTGTAGAAGAAGGTACTAAGGTGTATAAGCTGTCTAGAGTAAGAGGCGTAAAAAAAGAAGCCAAAGTATATTTTATTTCTTATTTTCATCCTAAAGTGCAACTTAAGAAAGACTACGATTATTCCAGACCGCTTTATAGTATTATTGAAGAAGAGTGTGGCTATTATGCAGAAGTTTCAAAAGAAGAGATTTCGGCAATAGTTGCCAACAAAGCTTTGGCGGATAAACTCAATATTAAAGTAGGCGATCCTATACTTAAAAGAGATCGTTTGGTTTTAGACAGAGGTAAATCTGCTCTAGAATATAATATTGGTTATTACAAGGCCGAAAACTTTAAATACTCTGTAGAATTAAGAAGATAA